From the genome of Streptacidiphilus sp. PB12-B1b:
CCCTTCCCCAGCGCCCGCTCGGCCAGACCGCCCAGCGGGCCGGACAGGGCGCTGCCGACCGCGCCCGCCAGGCTCTCGGCCATGCCCTGCCCCCGGCGCTCGGCCTGCGGCGCGGGCGCCGCGACCGGTGCCAGCGCGACCGGCGAACCGCCCGGCCGGGCCGCCCGGGGCCCGGCCTGCGGGCCCGGCTCGGCCGCGGCCGCCGCCGCGCCCGGGGAGCGCCCCGCGGCCTGGCCCGCGGACCGGGCCGGGGCGGGCACCGGGACCGGCGCCGGGGCATGGGCCGGGGAGGGCGCCGCGGGCGTGCCGACGGGCTTGGCCCGGCCGCTCCTGCGCCCGCCGATCGGGATGACCTTGGCCTCGTTCCCGGCCCGCTCGTTCGCCGAACTCATCAGTTGCCTCCTCCGCCGGCCGGCAGCAGGTCGGCGGCCCTGGACGTCCACCGCGCGACCCGGGTCGGCGGCAGCAGCCCCGCCCGGGTGCTGCGGGCCAGGTCCGCCAGGGCCGCCTCGGTGCTGAATGCCGGGATGTAGCCGAACGTCTCGCGCAGGTGGGTGGTGTCCACGACCCGGCCGTGGGTGAGCAGCCGCAGCTGCTCGGGGGCGAAGTCCAGCATCCTGGTCTGCCGGGCCATCCCGGCGACCCAGCTGACCGCCGGGAGCAGCAGCGGCACGGTGGGCCGCCCGAGCCGCCGGGCGGCCTGGGAGAGCAGCAGCACGCCGTCCCCGGCGACGTTGAAGGTGCCGCTGTTGGTCGTGCCGCGCCGGGGGTCCACCGCGGCCAGCCGCAGCACCTCCACGGCGTCGTCCTCGTGGACGAACTGCAGCCGGGGGTCGTAGCCGAGGACGGTGGGCAGCACCGGCAGCGAGAAGTACTCGTTCAGCGGGGTGTCGGCGTGCGGTCCGACGATGTTGGCGAAGCGCAGCACGCACACCGCCACGTCGGGCCGGCGCCGGGAGAAGCCCCGGACGTAGCCCTCCACCTCGACCGCGTCCTTGGCGAATCCGCCGCTGGGCAGCACCTTGGGCTGCATCCGCTCCTGGAAGACGGCCGGGTCGCGGGGCGCGGAGCCGTAGACGCTGGTGGTCGACTTCACCACCAGCCGCTGCACCGACGGGGACTTCTGCACCGCGGCGAGCAGTTGCATGGTGCCGATGACGTTGGTCTCCTTGACCGTCGACCGGCTGGTGGAGCCCAGCGTGGTGGTGCTGACGTTGAGGTGCACCACGGTGTCGACGCCGTGTTCCGCCATCACCCGGGCGACGGTGGGGCGGCGGATGTCGGCGCTGACGAAGGCGTACTCGGCGAGCCCGGCGGCGTCGACGGTCCCGGCCAGGTCATGGGTGGAGGGCTGGACGTCCACGCCGACGACCAGGTCCACGCCCGGCTGACGGCGGATCGACTGCACGAACCGGCTGCCCAGGTGCCGGGCGACCCCGGTGACGAGTACGACTCTTCCCACTGGACAGTCCCTTCCCGCCTCCGCTGCTCGGCCGTGTCACATGGCACCGCCGCCCGCTCCGACACTAGCGTCGGA
Proteins encoded in this window:
- a CDS encoding NAD-dependent epimerase/dehydratase family protein, which encodes MGRVVLVTGVARHLGSRFVQSIRRQPGVDLVVGVDVQPSTHDLAGTVDAAGLAEYAFVSADIRRPTVARVMAEHGVDTVVHLNVSTTTLGSTSRSTVKETNVIGTMQLLAAVQKSPSVQRLVVKSTTSVYGSAPRDPAVFQERMQPKVLPSGGFAKDAVEVEGYVRGFSRRRPDVAVCVLRFANIVGPHADTPLNEYFSLPVLPTVLGYDPRLQFVHEDDAVEVLRLAAVDPRRGTTNSGTFNVAGDGVLLLSQAARRLGRPTVPLLLPAVSWVAGMARQTRMLDFAPEQLRLLTHGRVVDTTHLRETFGYIPAFSTEAALADLARSTRAGLLPPTRVARWTSRAADLLPAGGGGN